The Mucilaginibacter gracilis genomic interval CTTGATATTACCGATGGCAACCTGGCATCGCACTTAAAGGGTTTGGAAAAGGAAGAATACATTACCGTGAACAAATCGTTTTTAGGGCGCAAACCCAACACCACCTACCAGGCCACCGAGAAAGGCCGCAAAGCCTTTATGGAACATTTAGATGCGCTTGAAAAATTAATTAAACAACAAAAGATGAAGTAATTTTTTTTATCTGATTACTCTGAAATACAAAGTACTTTTAAATAAACTAAACACAATTTTTATGATACAAGAAATACAAAACGAAAAGCCAAACTATTGGGCAAAAGATTCGGTAATAGTAAAATTATCTGTTATAGCCGCGCTTATTCTGCTGCTGCTGATACCATCGCAATGGATACAAAGCCTTATCAGCGAACGCGAAAAAACGCAGGATGAGGTACTGAATGACGTATCCGACAAATGGTCGGGCAGCCAGTTGATACAGGGGCCGGTGTTGGTTATACCTTATCAAAAAGAAGTGAGGGTACTGGATAGCAACAAGAAAGAAATTGTAAGGCGAGAAACCCAAACCCTTTATGTGCTGCCGCAAAACATGCAAATAAAGGCCAACATCAATACCGATACTTTGCACCGCGGCTTGTTTAGGGCGGTTGTTTACAACTCAAAAATATGGGTACAAGGCAATTTTGGTAAGCCGGAACTGGAAAAAGCCGGCATTGACCCTGCCGCTGTTAACTATGATAAAGTGAGGCTGATTTTTAGTGTGTCGGACTTGAAGGGTTTAAAAAGCAACCCCGTTATACAGCTTAACAATCAAAAACTAAACGTTGAGCCAACTTTTAACGGCAAAAGCCCTTTTGACGACGGCTTGCAGGTGAGTTTTACTTTGCCTAAAGACCAGGAGATTACCTTTAGTTTTAGCCTCGACTTAAAAGGCAGCAACGAACTCAATTTTATGCATACCGCCAAAACAACCGATGTTGAGGTTACAAGCAATTGGGTAACCCCAAGTTTTGATGGCCGTTACCTGCCCGATACCCGCGCGGTTACCAAAAGCGGCTTTAACGCCAAGTGGCGCATGCTTTACTACAACAGGCCCTTCCCACAGCAGTGGATTAACGATGATAGTGTGCTAAAGAACGATAAAGCGACTGACAATGCAACCTTTGGCGTAAAACTGCGCCTGCCGGTTGACCAATATCAAAAAACTATACGCACTACCAAGTACTCAACCCTTATTATTTTACTCACGTTTGTATCGCTGTTTTTTACCGAATTGATACGTAAACAACGCGTGCATGTTTTTAACTACATCCTGATAGGTGCGGCTATGGTTATTTACTATACTCTTTTGCTATCGTTTTCGGAACAGGTGGGTTATAATGTGGCATACCTAATTGCATCGGTGGCAACTATAACTTTAATATCGCTATTTACATCATCGTTGCTTCAAAACAGACAAATGGCTTTGCTGTTCGGTTTTATACTAACCACATTTTATGGCTTTACGTTTATCATTATACAGCTCGAAGATTTATCCTTAATGATAGGCAGCATTTTGCTATTCATCATTATAACATTGTTAATGTACTTTAGTCGGAAGATAAACTGGGAAAAACAATAAGTGTAAAAGATGATCGGAGGTGAAAAGCCTTTCCGATCATCTTTGTATTTATCTACAAAAACCATAAAACCAATTTGGTTTTTAGTATATAAATTACTATGTTAGCATAATAAAATAATACAACGCACAATGAGCCGCGAGTTACAGGAATTTTCTATTATGGTAGATGTGTACTTTGAACCGGCAGAGCAAATTGAACAGGAAGAAAGCCTTTGGGACCAAATTCTTGTTCTATTTATCTGATGGCCAAGCTTTACACCTTTTAATAAGCCCCGCGGCAGGGCCTGCGCTATTTTGCGCCTTAACTTAGCATATTTCATTTTTCAGATTAACTTTGCAGTTTATGGGGAGAAGAACTGCATTTACTAAAAAGGTTATAGAGAACGTTACCATTATTGATATTGCCGATGAAGGTAAGGGCATTGGCAAGGCCGATGAACTGGTACTTTTTGTTGAAAAGGCTATCCCCGGCGATGTGGTGGATGTTGACATTTACAAAAAGAAAAAGAACTTTGCCGAAGGCAAAATTGAAAAACTAATTACACCATCGCAATACCGCACCGAAGCATTTTGCGAACATTTTGGCGTGTGCGGTGGTTGCAAATGGCAGCACATGGAGTACGAGGCGCAATTGCTTTACAAGCAAAAATCGGTAACGGATTCGCTGCAACGCCTGGCTAAAATTGAATTGCATGGCATGGTTCCTATTTTACCGTCAGCCCAAACGGTTTATTACCGCAACAAGCTTGAGTATACCTTTAGCAACAAACGCTGGCTTTATGATGGCGAAAACCGCGAAGACGATATAGATATGAAAGCACTGGGTTTCCACGTTCCCGGCCGTTTTGATAAGATACTGGAGATAAACCACTGCTACCTGCAAGCCGACCCATCAAACCAGATACGTAACCGCATTGGCGATTATGCCCGCCAAAACTTTTTAGGCTTTTACGATTTGCGCGCACATGAGGGTGCTTTGCGTAACCTTATTATACGCACATCGGCAACCACGGGCGAATTGATGGTAATTGTTGTTTTTGCCTATGCCGCGCAGGAAGAAATTGATGGCCTGATGGCTTTTGTGGCTCAGGAATTTCCGCAAATATCGTCGCTGCTTTATATCATTAATCAAAAAAAGAACGATACCATTTTTGATCAGGATGTTATTGCCTATCGCGGCCCGGAGTATATCCATGAGGAGATGCCAGCCGGCGATAAGGTGATCCGTTTCCGGATTGGGGCAAAATCGTTTTATCAAACTAATTCGCTACAGGCACTTAACCTGTACCAGATAACGCGTGATTTTGCTGGTTTTAAGGGCCACGAACTAGTTTACGATTTGTACACCGGTGCCGGTACCATAGCCAACTTTATAGCCGGAATGGTTAAACAGGTTATTGGCGTTGAGTATGTGCCACAGGCTATTGAGGATGCTAAAATTAATTCGGCAATTAACAACATTGGCAACACCAAATTTTTTGCCGGTGATATGAAAGATGTTTTGGTTGCCGATTTTGTTGCAGAACACGGTAAACCCGACGTGATTATTACCGACCCGCCTCGCGCAGGTATGCACCCCGACGTGGTGAACAGGTTGATGGAAATAGAAGCCGAAAAAATTGTTTACGTAAGCTGCAACGCCGCAACACAGGCGCGCGATTTAATTGTGCTTAAAGAAAAATATGATGTAATGAAAATACAACCTGTAGACATGTTTCCGCATACACAGCACGTGGAAAATGTGGTTTTACTGGTGCTGCGTACACAGCCAATTGTATAGTTAATTGCCAACAAAACATGGACCCGGAAGAATTATTAAACGAGAAAGGCGGCGAGCCGCAAAAGGAAAGTCCGCTTAAAAGTTTGGAGCGCGATTTGAAGATATATAACGCATCCATCAAAGAAGTTGCCATTGAAATTATGGTTGAAGGTATTTCTTCGTACCCCATTTTTATAGCACACCAACACGAGGTAAAACTTGGCGAAGTAATACTCGACCGCAATGAATTGAATACCGATTGGAGCATTAATGCATCAACACTGGAGGAGTTTACCGAAGCCGGGGTGATTAAAAAAGAACTTAAAGACCGTTTTTTGCGCACCTACAAAAAACCCGAAGACTTTATGTGCGTATTTGTGATAGTGCCCGAAGGTGCCAATTTTGTATATTACCCTTACGTTAAGCGTTAGTATTTATGTGCTAAATTATTACCTTAGCAGTGTTCGGAAGATCAAATCGCACTTGGCCTTTGCTTTTTTTTCGAGCGTAATAATTTGAAC includes:
- a CDS encoding winged helix-turn-helix domain-containing protein, encoding MKIPFDKLDKAFENRLRLQIMSVLVANERYDFNSLKDLLDITDGNLASHLKGLEKEEYITVNKSFLGRKPNTTYQATEKGRKAFMEHLDALEKLIKQQKMK
- the creD gene encoding cell envelope integrity protein CreD — protein: MIQEIQNEKPNYWAKDSVIVKLSVIAALILLLLIPSQWIQSLISEREKTQDEVLNDVSDKWSGSQLIQGPVLVIPYQKEVRVLDSNKKEIVRRETQTLYVLPQNMQIKANINTDTLHRGLFRAVVYNSKIWVQGNFGKPELEKAGIDPAAVNYDKVRLIFSVSDLKGLKSNPVIQLNNQKLNVEPTFNGKSPFDDGLQVSFTLPKDQEITFSFSLDLKGSNELNFMHTAKTTDVEVTSNWVTPSFDGRYLPDTRAVTKSGFNAKWRMLYYNRPFPQQWINDDSVLKNDKATDNATFGVKLRLPVDQYQKTIRTTKYSTLIILLTFVSLFFTELIRKQRVHVFNYILIGAAMVIYYTLLLSFSEQVGYNVAYLIASVATITLISLFTSSLLQNRQMALLFGFILTTFYGFTFIIIQLEDLSLMIGSILLFIIITLLMYFSRKINWEKQ
- the rlmD gene encoding 23S rRNA (uracil(1939)-C(5))-methyltransferase RlmD — translated: MGRRTAFTKKVIENVTIIDIADEGKGIGKADELVLFVEKAIPGDVVDVDIYKKKKNFAEGKIEKLITPSQYRTEAFCEHFGVCGGCKWQHMEYEAQLLYKQKSVTDSLQRLAKIELHGMVPILPSAQTVYYRNKLEYTFSNKRWLYDGENREDDIDMKALGFHVPGRFDKILEINHCYLQADPSNQIRNRIGDYARQNFLGFYDLRAHEGALRNLIIRTSATTGELMVIVVFAYAAQEEIDGLMAFVAQEFPQISSLLYIINQKKNDTIFDQDVIAYRGPEYIHEEMPAGDKVIRFRIGAKSFYQTNSLQALNLYQITRDFAGFKGHELVYDLYTGAGTIANFIAGMVKQVIGVEYVPQAIEDAKINSAINNIGNTKFFAGDMKDVLVADFVAEHGKPDVIITDPPRAGMHPDVVNRLMEIEAEKIVYVSCNAATQARDLIVLKEKYDVMKIQPVDMFPHTQHVENVVLLVLRTQPIV